The Siniperca chuatsi isolate FFG_IHB_CAS linkage group LG12, ASM2008510v1, whole genome shotgun sequence genome has a segment encoding these proteins:
- the bbs5 gene encoding Bardet-Biedl syndrome 5 protein homolog — protein MASVLDALWEDRDVRFDITAQQMKTRPGEALIDCLDSIEDTKGNNGDRGRLLVTNLRIIWHSLALPRVNLSVGYNSIINITTRTANSKLRGQTEALYILTKSNNTRFEFIFTNVVPGSPRLFTSVIAVHRAYETSKMYRDLKLRAALIQNKQLRLLPREQVYDKINGVWNLSSDQGNLGTFFITNVRIVWHANMNESFNVSIPYLQIWSIRIRDSKFGLALVIESSRQSGGYVLGFKIDPVDKLQDALKEINSLHKVYSANPIFGVDYEMEEKPKPLEELTVEQPPDDVEIEPDEQTDAFTAYFADGNKQQDREPVFSEELGLAIEKLKDGFTLQGLWEVMG, from the exons ATGGCATCTGTTCTAGATGCTCTCTGGGAAGACAGAGACGTTAGATTCGACATAACAGCACA GCAGATGAAAACTCGTCCAGGTGAAGCATTGATAGACTGTCTGGACTCCATAGAAGACACGAAAGGAAACAACGGAGATCGAG GACGACTGCTGGTAACAAACCTGAGAATAATTTGGCATTCTTTGGCCCTGCCAAGAGTCAATTTGT ctgtAGGTTACAACTccatcatcaacatcacaaCAAGGACAGCTAACTCA AAACTGAGAGGCCAAACGGAAGCACTCTACATCTTGACAAAATCCAACAACACAAGATTTgagttcattttcacaaatgtgGTTCCAGGAAGTCCACGGCTCTTTACTTCCGTCATTGCTGTACACAG GGCCTATGAGACATCTAAAATGTACAGGGACCTGAAATTGCGAGCCGCTCTCATTCAAAACAAGCAGCTAAGACTCTTGCCCCGGGAGCAAGTTTACGATAAAATTAATGGAGTTTGGAATTTATCCAGTGATCAG ggTAACCTTGGAACCTTCTTTATCACCAATGTTCGGATTGTGTGGCACGCCAATATGAATGAGAGCTTCAATGTCAGCATTCCTTACCTTCAGATT tgGTCTATCAGAATAAGAGACTCAAAGTTTGGCTTGGCTTTGGTGATAGAGAGTTCACGCCAG agtGGTGGCTATGTGCTCGGGTTTAAGATTGACCCTGTGGATAAGCTTCAAGACGCACTAAAGGAAATCAACTCATTGCATAAGGTGTACTCTGCCAACCCAATCTTTGGAGTGGACTATGAAATGGAAGAAAAG cCCAAGCCGTTGGAAGAACTGACAGTGGAACAGCCTCCTGATGACGTGGAAATTGAGCCCGATGAGCAGACTGATGCTTTCACT GCTTACTTTGCTGATGGAAATAAG CAACAAGACCGTGAGCCAGTTTTCTCTGAGGAGCTGGGCCTCGCCATTGAAAAGCTGAAGGATGGCTTCACACTTCAAGGACTGTGGGAAGTCATGGGCTGa